In Leptodesmis sichuanensis A121, the following are encoded in one genomic region:
- a CDS encoding LOG family protein, translating into MATSPSFDASESLRADLNRLLDRAPYMKHGELIQLALATLVRMTEGEIDRLDWKILNASLQDMERAFKALYPYRHIRKVAIFGSARIAQGAPEYQMAIEFAKRVTDLGFMVITGAGPGIMQAGNEGAGREKSFGLNIQLPFEQGANPFIEGDHKLIPFKYFFTRKLFFLRESDALALFPGGFGTQDEAFECLTLSQTGKSSPMPLVLIDHPGGHYWHDWMEYMRKQLLRRGLISADDFSLFTITDQIDEACEAIARFYSVFHSSRYVGNRLVIRLNMEISDEAVEQLNQDFGDILLKGRIEKSHALPQEAQDMAIGKSRLLLHFNQRDLGRLYQMIAAINCLGAGKCEEARHPEWK; encoded by the coding sequence ATGGCCACATCTCCGTCGTTTGATGCCTCTGAATCACTACGAGCGGATTTAAATCGCTTGCTAGACCGTGCTCCCTACATGAAGCACGGTGAGTTGATTCAATTGGCCCTGGCAACTCTGGTGCGGATGACTGAGGGAGAGATCGATCGCCTGGATTGGAAAATCCTGAATGCTTCTTTGCAAGATATGGAGCGGGCCTTCAAGGCATTGTATCCCTATCGACATATCCGCAAGGTCGCAATTTTTGGGTCTGCCCGCATTGCCCAGGGAGCGCCAGAGTATCAAATGGCGATAGAGTTTGCGAAGCGTGTCACTGATCTGGGTTTCATGGTGATCACGGGGGCTGGCCCAGGTATTATGCAGGCAGGCAATGAAGGAGCCGGACGAGAAAAATCCTTTGGCCTGAATATTCAACTGCCCTTTGAACAGGGAGCGAATCCCTTTATTGAGGGCGATCACAAACTGATCCCTTTTAAGTACTTCTTCACTCGTAAACTATTTTTCCTGCGAGAAAGCGATGCCCTGGCGCTGTTTCCTGGCGGCTTTGGCACCCAAGATGAAGCGTTTGAGTGCCTTACCCTGAGTCAGACTGGAAAATCCTCTCCGATGCCCCTGGTGCTGATTGACCATCCCGGTGGTCACTACTGGCATGATTGGATGGAGTATATGCGTAAGCAACTACTAAGACGAGGATTAATCAGCGCTGATGATTTCAGCCTATTTACCATCACTGACCAGATAGACGAAGCCTGTGAAGCAATCGCCCGATTCTACAGTGTCTTCCACTCATCTCGCTATGTCGGCAATCGCCTGGTCATCCGTCTCAATATGGAAATCTCCGACGAAGCCGTCGAGCAACTGAATCAGGACTTTGGTGACATTTTGCTGAAAGGCCGGATTGAAAAAAGCCATGCCCTACCCCAGGAAGCTCAGGACATGGCGATCGGCAAGTCTCGCCTGCTTTTACACTTCAACCAACGTGACTTGGGGCGGCTATATCAAATGATTGCCGCTATTAATTGTCTGGGGGCTGGAAAGTGCGAAGAAGCCAGACATCCGGAGTGGAAGTAG
- a CDS encoding pirin family protein — MITIRRSHERGHANHGWLDSYHTFSFANYYDPEHIHFRSLRVINEDRIAPKGGFPTHPHRNMEIISYVVSGSLAHRDSLGNVETIGRHGVQRFTAGTGITHSEFNPSATEPAHLLQIWILPEQQGLTPSYEQKVFEPADRPGEWVKVASRDASDGSVLIHQDAELYTTILAPGEQRTYPLRPDRHAWVQVVKGEISLNGHRLDAGDAAAVSQEEKLLLDTEPGAEVLLFDLA, encoded by the coding sequence ATGATTACGATTCGTCGATCGCACGAACGAGGTCACGCCAATCATGGTTGGTTGGATTCCTATCACACCTTTTCTTTTGCTAATTACTACGATCCTGAACACATTCACTTCCGCAGTCTGCGGGTGATTAATGAAGACCGAATCGCTCCTAAAGGGGGCTTTCCGACTCATCCGCACCGCAATATGGAAATCATTTCCTATGTCGTGTCTGGCTCCCTGGCTCACCGGGATAGTTTGGGTAATGTGGAAACGATCGGCAGGCATGGCGTGCAACGATTTACTGCAGGGACAGGTATCACTCACAGTGAATTTAATCCCTCGGCGACAGAACCCGCTCACTTATTGCAAATCTGGATTCTGCCAGAACAGCAAGGGCTGACTCCCAGCTATGAGCAAAAAGTATTTGAGCCAGCCGATCGTCCGGGAGAGTGGGTAAAAGTTGCTAGCCGCGATGCCTCTGATGGCTCTGTGCTGATCCATCAAGATGCAGAACTGTACACGACCATACTGGCTCCCGGTGAACAACGCACCTATCCGTTGAGGCCCGATCGCCATGCGTGGGTGCAAGTGGTGAAAGGGGAAATCTCTCTGAACGGTCACAGGCTTGATGCTGGGGATGCAGCGGCTGTCAGCCAGGAAGAAAAGCTGTTGCTGGATACTGAACCGGGAGCAGAAGTCTTATTGTTTGACCTGGCTTAA
- a CDS encoding helix-turn-helix domain-containing protein — MVGNGSMLEDLNDFIKSNPDARELKRAVAVQMFLKGYKHREIGESIGVSSGFISKWSRIYEQLGVSGLKLGYCGSVGYLEPEQRQAVISWLKHKNYWNLAELQAHIEQEYGVVFDSKQSYYTLFEQAGISWKKTQKRNPKADPALVEKKTGDYGLVGGASAGDHLSASQFCKTHFENCPLR, encoded by the coding sequence ATGGTTGGAAATGGTTCTATGCTAGAAGACCTGAATGACTTCATCAAGTCTAATCCAGATGCGCGTGAACTCAAACGAGCAGTAGCGGTCCAAATGTTTCTCAAAGGATATAAGCATCGAGAGATTGGGGAGAGTATCGGTGTGAGTTCAGGTTTCATTAGCAAATGGAGTAGGATCTACGAACAGTTGGGGGTTTCTGGGTTGAAACTGGGGTATTGCGGTTCAGTCGGCTATCTAGAACCAGAGCAACGGCAGGCGGTGATTAGCTGGTTAAAGCACAAGAATTACTGGAATCTGGCTGAGTTGCAAGCGCATATTGAACAGGAGTATGGAGTAGTCTTTGACTCCAAGCAAAGTTACTACACCCTGTTTGAGCAAGCTGGGATTAGCTGGAAGAAAACGCAAAAGCGCAATCCGAAGGCAGACCCAGCGTTAGTAGAGAAAAAAACAGGAGATTACGGCTTGGTTGGAGGCGCATCGGCAGGAGATCATCTGAGTGCATCCCAGTTTTGTAAGACTCATTTTGAGAATTGCCCATTAAGGTAA
- a CDS encoding ISKra4 family transposase (programmed frameshift) — protein MDAEKKAQIQAHARALAALLYEETDPEQVKTLAGIEVAVRGHLLEHVGPELGGFFIATSSGTTSGRKRSLDSIVGRLHLSEKQAQILEVKAYTRWSPYLEQCCLLLSANESYERAAEDIEVLTGVKVTHSTQQRLVHRQTFELPQVAGVVEEMSVDGGKVRLRTPQGQPSEWRDYKGVNLHECCVAAFFQDNEQLVNWVNPQPLSDPLTCLGDGHDGIWNIYAQIGTTTQRREILDWYHLIENLGKVGGSQQRLAVVEACLWQGDVEGAIIQFEDWQHERVATFIAYLNKHRQRIVNYGYYQAEGISIGSGAIESTVKQVGRRVKISGAQWEKGNVPQVLKQRCAYLNGQFSK, from the exons ATGGACGCTGAGAAAAAAGCCCAAATTCAAGCCCATGCTCGTGCCCTTGCCGCTCTGCTGTACGAGGAAACCGACCCGGAGCAAGTAAAAACATTAGCAGGGATTGAGGTAGCAGTAAGAGGGCATCTGCTGGAACACGTCGGTCCAGAACTCGGGG GATTTTTTATTGCAACAAGCAGCGGCACCACAAGTGGACGAAAGCGCAGCCTCGACAGTATCGTCGGACGACTGCACTTGAGCGAGAAACAGGCACAAATTCTGGAGGTGAAAGCCTACACACGCTGGAGTCCTTACCTGGAGCAGTGTTGTTTGTTGCTCAGTGCCAACGAGTCGTATGAGCGAGCGGCAGAAGACATCGAAGTGTTGACTGGGGTGAAGGTTACTCACAGCACTCAACAACGATTAGTCCATCGTCAAACCTTCGAGTTACCGCAAGTGGCAGGAGTGGTTGAGGAGATGAGTGTAGACGGCGGCAAAGTACGATTGCGAACCCCTCAAGGACAACCGAGTGAATGGCGAGATTACAAGGGGGTGAATCTGCACGAGTGCTGTGTGGCTGCTTTTTTCCAGGATAACGAGCAATTGGTTAACTGGGTCAACCCTCAACCCTTGTCTGACCCGCTCACTTGCTTAGGAGATGGGCACGATGGGATCTGGAATATTTATGCCCAGATCGGCACCACGACCCAAAGACGGGAGATTTTGGATTGGTATCACCTCATCGAGAATTTGGGCAAGGTGGGTGGTTCCCAGCAACGTTTAGCGGTGGTGGAAGCCTGCTTGTGGCAGGGCGATGTCGAGGGAGCGATCATCCAGTTTGAGGATTGGCAACACGAGCGGGTTGCGACTTTCATTGCCTATCTCAACAAGCATCGACAGCGGATTGTCAACTATGGCTATTATCAAGCCGAAGGCATTTCCATTGGTTCTGGTGCAATTGAATCAACGGTCAAACAAGTCGGGCGGCGCGTCAAGATATCGGGGGCGCAGTGGGAAAAGGGTAACGTACCACAGGTGCTGAAGCAACGCTGTGCTTACCTTAATGGGCAATTCTCAAAATGA
- a CDS encoding transposase gives MHSIISGELVVFFEDECHLLWGDLCGYVWGKTNERIEVPITNERSRQTYYGAVNIYTQQCLIQASETGNSDGTIAFLQYLLSQCPNSRIALIWDGASYHRSQEVKQYLESVNQGLDESNWKITCIRFAPNDPKQNPID, from the coding sequence ATGCACTCGATCATCTCGGGCGAGTTGGTGGTCTTCTTTGAGGATGAATGCCATCTGTTGTGGGGGGACTTATGTGGGTATGTGTGGGGCAAAACAAACGAACGCATCGAGGTTCCCATCACCAATGAACGCAGCAGGCAGACTTACTATGGAGCCGTGAATATCTACACACAGCAGTGCCTGATTCAAGCATCTGAAACTGGCAATAGCGATGGCACGATTGCTTTTCTTCAATATCTGCTGAGCCAATGTCCGAACAGTCGGATTGCGTTGATTTGGGATGGAGCCAGCTATCATCGCTCCCAAGAGGTAAAACAGTATCTTGAATCGGTCAATCAAGGACTCGATGAGTCCAACTGGAAAATCACTTGCATTCGCTTTGCGCCCAATGATCCCAAGCAAAACCCAATTGACTGA